The DNA region GAGGAATATATATCTTCAGCAGTGTGTTTTACGGCTATGTCTCTTATAGCCGTCCTAAGAAGTGGGCGGACTATTTTGCTTACATAGTCCTTGCCTATTTTCTCGTAAACTTTAGGAGCATCCTCGGGGATAAGCCTGTACCAAGCCGTTATGTCGAGCTTTATTTTTAATCCTTCAGATGTTAATGCCTCTATAGCGTCATCACCTTTTATTTCTCCTTCTGCCGTCGCAGCTGACATAGTATAAGCCTGCAGACGAGTGTCCATTTTTACCACTTTGTAAAGCGGATTTATAATGTGCAAACCGTTGTGAAGCACTTTTGGGGAAACCTTGCCGAAAAGAACTTTAACCCCAACAAAACCCGGCGGAATAATAACTATCGGATTAAGAAACAAAAGCACAATAACGATTATCACGACGACAAAAACAGTCGCAGCCCTAATGCGCCACATTTAAACCTCCTGTTTAGACAAAATCAATAAGTTCCCACAAATTATTCTTCTTGAAATAATTTCTTCCCTTTAAGGATTTGTGCCGTTTTGGCATAGTCTGCCGTTTTAAAAAAACCGTTGCCCGCTACAATCAAGTTCGCTCCCGCGTCTATAACTTTGGAGACAGTCTCGCTGTTTATCC from bacterium includes:
- a CDS encoding prohibitin family protein, whose translation is MWRIRAATVFVVVIIVIVLLFLNPIVIIPPGFVGVKVLFGKVSPKVLHNGLHIINPLYKVVKMDTRLQAYTMSAATAEGEIKGDDAIEALTSEGLKIKLDITAWYRLIPEDAPKVYEKIGKDYVSKIVRPLLRTAIRDIAVKHTAEDIYSSKRDVIVDEIHKHSIELAKGKGIEIDKILLRNVKLPKKIEDAINAKIAADQEAQRMQFVLEREKREKQRKIIEAEGIREANRIIAQSLTANYIRWYRIEVLKQLINSPNNTIILLPEDLRSIPVMIPSGSSR